Within the Paenibacillus sp. AN1007 genome, the region CGGTCCACAATCTCGACAAGTTCATCCTCCGTCGTAGTCAGGGAAGGACGGACTTTAACTACATTGCCAAAACCGTACCGGGAACTGCGCAGGATCAGATGCTGGTCTGTAAAAGCGCGGTCAATGATCGCATTGGTTTTCGGCGTATCCGGTTCATTCTGGTCCCCTACAATTTCGAGTCCCCACATAAGTCCAACACCGCGAGCTTCACCAATGATTGGATACTTCAAAGCCAGCTCCTGCAGCAGTCCTCCAAGCAGCAGCCCCTTCCGTTTTACCGCATCCAGAAAACCAGGTTCAGATACAACCTCCAGCGTAGATTTGGCAGCGGTGACCGAGATCATATTGCTCCCGGAGGTGAAAGAATGCTCATGTTTTTCCAGCACATTCAACCTTGATTGCATCAGCACAGCAGCTGTGGGCACGCCAATACCGCCAAGACCTTTGGCTAGCGTAATAATGTCAGGACGGATATCGAACAGTTCGCTGGCGAACATCATACCTGTTCGTCCAATACCCGTCTGGACTTCATCGGCGATAAGAAGCATGCTGTGCTCATCACATAGTTTTCGAATACGTTTGAAATATCCTGGTGGTGGGACGATGTTGCCACCATTTCCGAGAATGGGTTCAATAATCATACAGGCAATCGAACCGGAGCTGCTGTATTCAATCGCATCCGAAATTGCCTCAACACATTGATATCCGCATTCGCCGCTTTCGCTTCTGAAGGGACAGCGGTAACAATACGGAGCGGGCACATGGACTGCATTTGCAGCTGAAGAGTTAGGGAAACGTTTGCGTCTGAAGGCATTGCCCGAAATGCCGGTTGCAAACTGGGTCTGTCCATGGTGAGAAAGGTACAGGCTGATAATGTCTGATGCACCTGTATACTTTTGGGCTATTTTTGCAGCACATTCATTGGCTGTGGACCCGGTAATATCCCGCATCCATCCGGCATCAATATCATTTGGAGCATAT harbors:
- a CDS encoding aminotransferase class III-fold pyridoxal phosphate-dependent enzyme is translated as MQTLTNSRFTVGKGIKLIDDSGVEYLDGVSGTFNLSLGYNHPHVVRKIQEQVGNLTHMSSSFTEPYVNEVLDHLIEYAPNDIDAGWMRDITGSTANECAAKIAQKYTGASDIISLYLSHHGQTQFATGISGNAFRRKRFPNSSAANAVHVPAPYCYRCPFRSESGECGYQCVEAISDAIEYSSSGSIACMIIEPILGNGGNIVPPPGYFKRIRKLCDEHSMLLIADEVQTGIGRTGMMFASELFDIRPDIITLAKGLGGIGVPTAAVLMQSRLNVLEKHEHSFTSGSNMISVTAAKSTLEVVSEPGFLDAVKRKGLLLGGLLQELALKYPIIGEARGVGLMWGLEIVGDQNEPDTPKTNAIIDRAFTDQHLILRSSRYGFGNVVKVRPSLTTTEDELVEIVDRLDSVLASVH